The following is a genomic window from candidate division WOR-3 bacterium.
ATAGTAAGTAGGAGCGGTTTCCCAACCGCGATCAATCGCCGCTGGAAGCGGCTCCTACATCACAACATTACATCAAAATTGCGAAAATATAGGGCAAACCTTCAGAGCCTGCCCCGAACCTTGTTTCGGGTCTGCCTTTAATCAATAAAAACGCGATTACGGACTGAATTCTTCATTCTCCGAGCGATAATTACCAAAAACTGATATTCCACCTATCGCATAGATTTTATTATTCACGACACCGACTGCCAGTGCCCTTCTTGGTGTAGGCATTGCAGGCTTTGTTGTCCAGGTATTTGAATTGGGGTCATATTCTTCATTTAACGAAAGGAAATTTTTACCATCAAATCCGCCGATTGCATATATCTTGCCATTAACAACGCCAACTGCCAAACCACCCCTTTTTAAAGACATATCAGTCTTTGTCTCCCAGGTATTCGTTGCCGGGTCATAGACCTCAACGACTGAAAGATAACCACTATCATTGGCACCACCAATAACATAAATTTTCCCATTCACCACCCCAACACCAACCCATGCCCGCAAGGTCGGCATTGGTGCTCTTGTAAACCACTGGTTTATTCCCGGGTCGTATACTTCATTCGTTCCCAGATAATTTCCATTCGCATAACCACCGATCGCATAGATTTTATTGTCAACGACCGCAATGCCAAGACATTCCCGCGGAAATGACATCGGCGCCTTCGTTGTCCAGGTATCGGTTTGTGGGTCATACATTTCATTTGTGGAAAGTGCTCCACCGTTTTCACCACCAATTACATAGATTTTGCCATTTACTACTGCCGCGCCAGCTCCGTACCTTGGGGTGGGCATAGGACTTTTTGTCGTCCAGGAATCAATCATTGGGTCATATACTTCATTCTTATCGCAGTAGTAGGTATATTTACTGTATCCACCTATCGCATATAATTTTCCATCAACAACCCCTATTCCAAGACCATCCCTTTTCGTCGGCATCTCTGCCCTTTTTACCCATGGTCCACCAACTCCCGTGATTACAATCTGTGCAGGAGATGACCAACCTGAAGTATCACCATTTACATCTATTGCCTGTGCCCTGACCAAATATATATCCGGTGTGCTCCAGGAATGTCGTGCGGTTGTTGACTCGCCTGACCCAACAAAATCAGTCCATTCCGATATCACACCATCACCCCAATCAAACCTAAGTGCAACATTATCTTCATCAATATCTATTGCGGCCGAAGAAAAATTATAAAAAGAATCAACCAATCCACTTTCTGGTCCGGAAGGAGTCACCGGTATCATAGGGCAATTATTTTTGCCACCACAGGCAATTATTACCAATAAAATGGCAACAATGTATGAATATTGAGAAAATCCTGCCATAATTACCTCCTATTAGATTATAACAATTTTTTGTGAAAAATTTGTGAAAAAATGCAAAAGATAATAATCTTCAATATCACTGGACAATTAGAACAGGAATTTATTTTCAATAATCATAGTATTTTAAACACCAAAATTTCAACCACAAGATTGAAATCAGGGGTTTATTTTATACAAATCTATGCCGAAGATATACATCAAATCAAGAAATTGATTATTATTAGATAAATACACTAATACTTTAATTAGTGAATTTGCTTCGGTTCTCACATACCCTGCGGAAGTGATAACCCTGGATTGATATTGTTACAGCAGTTGGAAATAAAGTCGGGCTTTTGAACAAGGTCCAGAAAAACAATAGCCAGAAATAACGAAAATAAACCAGTTTCAGTCTTATTTTCCAGCCTTTCTGGAAAAAGTATTATGCTTTATTGCCGTACCAGCATCTAAGCCCATCCACCAAAAACCATTTTTTAATATCCCCAGACTTCCTGGAGATATACGGTTCTTCTACAGGATGGACACAAAAATCTTAAATGTTCACTACGGTATGGTGGTGGAGAAGGCATTTTGGGCATCGCCTCCTCACCGAATTCTTGTGATAATACCAAAAATAGATTGGGATTGGCATAGGCAAGTTCGCCAACCCGGCGGGCAATCCATAATAGATGCGCCCTTGTAGTAATTACCTCACCACACCGTTCACACAAAATCAATTCTTTCTCAATCGCATTCTCATAACCTTCTTTCTTGATCTGCGCCAGGTCATATTCCTGGGTGTGATAGATCCCCTCTTTTGTTGTGCAATATGCAACACACTGACCACAATATATACAACGCTCCTGATAATGGATCTCCCGGCGCACTCTTTTGATTTTATCATCAATCTGGGCACGGGCATTTGCCGGACATACCTCAACGCAGGCACCGCATAAAATGCACTTATCAAAATTGAACTCTATCTTTCCCCGAAATCTTTTCGCCGCGGGCGAAGGTTTAAACGGAAATTTACTTGTATAAGGACCTTTAAATATCGCCCTTATTGCCTCACCAAGTTCCCTCAATTTTGGCTTACGCATCTTGCCTCCCGGATATTCTTGCAAGGCTAAAGCCTTGCCTTACATTATTTTTCTTATTCACCCTTATTCTCACCTCTTAACCCTTTTTCTTCTATCTGCTCTCCACCCAACTTCTCAGCACCGTATCTATCAATGATTGACTCTTTCCAGAGTTTTATTCCATAATGAAGAGAACCCTTTAATAAGGCATGAGCACCAACAGGATTGGTCAAAAGCAAGAATACACCACAGATTAACGCCTTTATACCCGTCTGGGAAAAGCCATAAAGCAAGAATATACCAATCATTAAACCGAATGAACCAAGGGTAACACATTTTGTAGAAGTCTGGAGACGATTGTAAATATCAGGGAATCGGACAAGTCCCACGGTTCCTAACAAATTAAACAAAATTCCAATCCAGATTATTATCCAGCCAATCGGGCTAATCATCTAAACTCCTTCTTTCCAGATACTTTGCAAGGGCAAGGGTGCCAATAAAACTGAACAAGGCGATGATGATTGCCAGATCCATTAGATAAGGCAGGTTATAGAAGATTGCAGTGAGGGCGGTAATATTTACAAATATCGTTCCCATAATATCCACACCCACGGCACGGTCCGGAATTGTCGGACCCTGCTGAATTCTATATAAACATAAGAACGCACTGAAGGTAAGAACTATAAACATCAGAATCATAATACACTCCTCATTGAATGCCAAATAAATCGAGCAAATGCACTTTTCTCTATAAATCCCAAATCCCAAGCATCAAATCCCAAACAAATCACGAATTTCAATAATCTAAATGAAATGTCGTTGTTTGTTGGTTGCGAAAAGCGATTCGTCTGTAGTTGGTCGTAACACGAAACCGCTTTTCTAAACCTTAGCGCATTTCGCAACCGTAAAACGCTTGAACATCTTTTCGGATTTCGGGTGCTAATCAAATATCCTCCTCAAAAATCGCTCAAATGGTCGGGCAATAATCTTTGATGCATTCTCAATATCGGTTGCCTGAACATAAATCCAGTGGATGTAGAGATAATCTCCATCTATATCCACGGTCATCGTTCCTGGGGTAAGGGTAATTGAGTTCGCCAAAAATACTTTTCCGGTATCGGATTTCAGATTCGTCTTAATCTTAACAATACCTGGTTTCAATGGTCTCTGGGGATGGAGTGTCCGGTATGCTACATCAAGGTTTGCTTTGATCATATACCATATAAATACAGGAACATAAATTATCAACCAGAATAATCTATGCGGCTGGAGCAATTTTTGTGGCTTATCAGTAAAATAACCACCAAATAATATCGTTCCTAAAAGAACTACAATCACACCCGCAATAATATGGTCTAAATTAGTTGTCAAAGTTAATAAGAGCCATAGCCCAAAGCCAATTACAAAATAAATTACATATTTCATAGGAACCATCCTTTTTCAACCTTATTTACCCTTCTTAACCCTTCTTCACCCATCTTCCGTGGAAGCATCATACCTCCCTTCACCCTCACCCTGAAATGAATTCGGGGCAGGCTCTTAATCCTCTCCCTTCAAGGGATAGGGAATGGCGGAATGGTTTCATTAAAATCCTCCCAATATCAGATTGATGTATTCAGTTCCTCTGAGCAATGCCTCAGCCGCCGGTTGTATCACAAAATCCATCATTGGTTTATACCCAATTCCCAAGAGAATAATTAAAATGACCAAAAATACCATTGCCACACGCATAAGGAATGGAGATTCTTTAGCCTCTACCCCATTTTTCTTCAAATACACATTGTTTTCAATCTTTAGCAAATAGCCAAGTGTAACACCGCTGAATCCAATTGCCACGATTGCAAGCCACAAGAACCCTTGTTTTATCGCACCAATGGCGATTAAAAATTTTGCGAAGAACCCCACAAGTGGTGGAAGTCCTATCAAAGACAAAGCACCAAATCTAAAACTCCAGGCAGTTGTCGGCATTCTCTCACCCAGACCACCCAGTTTATTAATATCCCTCGTGCCGGTTGCATATACTACAGAACCTGATGTTAAAAATAGTAAGCCTTTGGCAAGTGCATGGGCAAGGATATATAGTATTGCACCCGCAACACCATAAAAATTACCAACCCCTAAACCAAGCATTATATAACCCACCTGGGAAACCGTAGAATATCCTAACAGGCGTTTATAATCGTTCTGGTTTAGTGCAGTAACTCCTGCGAAGATTATTGATAAAAGCCCCAAGCCAATGAGAATATTAAAGAAGAAAGGCGCATTTTCGCGATTGAGACCGAATATATTAAAAATAAACCGGGCACTTGTATAAACTCCAAGGACTTTGATAAACACACCAGAAAGTAGACTCGATATTGGTGCAGGTGCTGCCGGATGGGCATCAGGAAGCCAGAAATGGAATGGCACAAGTGCTGCCTTTACTGAAAAAGCAAAGAGCAAGAGTGATAGAATTGACCAGTAGAATGCCGAATCCTTTATTGATTGCAAAGAAAGGGCGATATCCGCAAGGTTCAATGTTGAAGTCTTGGCATAAATCAATGCTATCGTCAAAAGAAGTGTCATACCGGCGATTTCGCCCATAACCATATATTTAAAAGAAGCCTCAAGTTCTTCTGCTTCTATACCGAAACTCACAAGGGCATAAGAAGCGATTGCAGAGATTTCTATCCAGACAAACATATTGAATAAATCACCGGTTACCGAAATACCCATTAAACCGGTAGTAATCAACATATATAATGTCCAGAATTTCCATTGACCTGTATAATGGTTCAAATAGCGGATTGCAAAAAGGGCACCAGAAAACACGACAATTGAAATCACCAGTGTCATAAATGCCGATAGGGCATCAAAACTGAATACGATACCGATCGGCGGTGGCCAGTTACCAAATTTATAAACGAGCATCGGAAATCCCTGGATTACTGCAATTCCATATAACGAAAGAACAAATAATAAAAAAGTAGTAATATTGCCAATAATTGGTGCAAATGGTTTCCATAATTTAGAGAGAAGAGGTATGAGGAAGGCAGATAACAAAGGTATAGCAATTAAAAGTGGTAGAAAGGTCATGCTCTCCTCCTTATTAAAAGGGAGAAGAGGGGAAAAAACGGGTAAAGAGGGGAAAACGCGGCTTGATATAATATTTTAATCATGCCGTTACCTCCAATTTCTTTTTGGTGAGTGATTGAATTAATCTCATCAGGAGATAATCTGTCCGCACAATTAAATTATTGAGAACTGCATATTCTCTATTATTAATGAGATTATCCTCAAGACAATCATCAACATCGCCAGAAAGTTCACCAAGAGAACCTTGGGCAATTGAAAGATGATGAATGTAATCACCAATTGAACTTCTCTTGTATCCTTCCTGAATATTCTGCTTTATAGACCTTGGGAATTTTTTGGTAATTTCATATACTAATTTCCTCAATTCACAAGCATTTTTCCATACAATTAACTTGGTATATCCCTTGACCATTAAGCCTTTCACTCCTTTTCCCCCATTCATCTCTTTTCTTCCTTCTTCACCCATACCTTTTTCAACTATCCCTTTTTTACCCCTTTTCAACCTTATTTTCCCTTCTTCACCCATTCTTGTTAGCCCTTTAACTTCTTTATCTCACTCACATCAAATGTCTTGAACTTTTCGTATATTCGGACGATGAAGGATAGGAGCAGGGCGGTTGTTCCAAGACCAATCACAATTGCGGTAAGAACAAGTGCCTGGGGGACCGGGTCAACAAAATTATGAGGCATATCAAGTTTCGTTATGATTGGTGCAATCGCGCCCTTTTTAAAACCAATTAATGCAAAGAGCAAATTCACGGCATACTCCATTATTGCAAATCCAATCGCAATCTTTATTAAATTGCGCTTTGCAACAACTGCATACAAACCAATTAGAAATAAAATCATACAACTTGCGAAAACAACCATCAGTCCTCCTTATTATATCGTCTACCGTTTACCGCTGACCGTTGACCGACATCATAATTGTGCGTACCTTTTACCGTTGACCGTTTACCGTTAACCGATTGCTCAAGTTTAATCAACATAGGAGAAATACGAATGCAAATTTCGCGGAGATTTTCATAAATATTCTGACTTATGAGCTTACGCCTTTTCAAAAGCGTTATCATTGGGATACATTCACGGTCGGATGTTAGTGTTATCTTGTAGTAATGCTTTTTCTCTCTATTAGAAATCTTACCACTGCCTTCAGCAATATTGCTCACAATAGAAAGTGCGGTACGTCTGAAATTGTCACCGAGCGAACTTTGCAATTGCCACGGTATTTTAGAAGTAATTTCAAAAACTTCGTCAACAAAATCAAGCGCAAGTTGATAGACATCAAGTTTTTCAAAATCAAAAACAAAATTTTTATAATCGGTAAACGGTTCACGGTTAACGTTTATCGGCTTTTCACTCATATCAGTCCTCCATTATATATTTCAATGCGGCAAGGGCAAGGAAAATAGATAATAGGCCAACCGAAACCTTTATACCGATCGCAATATTACATATTGGTATCAAACCAGCACTGAAAAGATGTAAGGGTTTACCGAGTCCAAAAATGGGTTCGTTCAAAAAGAATACACCTGCTACCAATAATCCCGTAAACGCTGCACCCCAGAAGAGCAGGGCACCGATACTTTCAAATACCGAACCAATCGTAGATAATCTTTTTTCTTTTTCCGCAGCACTTCCAAAAGAAAGGACCCGCAAAATTAATGCACCCGAAACAATAACGCCACCAGCAAAACCACCCCCTGGTGTTAAATGTCCATGCAAAATAATATAGATACCATACATAAATATGAAACCACTTACGAGATTTGTGATACGCCTAACGATAAGGCTCATAGCGCCTCCTATTTTCTTCCTGTTTTCCTCATCACCGCCAGTACTCCAATCACTGATGTGAATAGCACCGTTGCCTCACCGAGTGTATCAAGTCCGCGGAAATCAAGGATTACATCCGCAACAATGTTTGCACCACCAACTTTAGGTAAGCCCAATTTTATATATTCACTCGCCACCTTCATAATCGGCGAACCAAAAGGCGGCAAAGAGCTGAATATCCGTTCAATTATAATAATAAAAAGAATCACAAAAAATCCGTAAAAAACCAAGCCCGAAATTTGTGCGGGTGTGAATTTCTTATTCACAGTTTCGTCAATGTCTGTTGTTCTAAAGATTACGGCAACAAATATAATTACCGTAAGAATCTCTACTACTATCTGAACAATAGCAAGATCTGGTGCCTGGAGCAAAATAAACAGAATTGCCACAGAAAAACCAACTGCACCCACTGCTATCGCTGCCGCCAGTAAATCCTTTATTTCAATTGCGATGATTGCAGCAATAATCATAAAAACTAAAAATAGATATATCTCAATCATTATCTCACTCCTAACAGTAGCAATATTATCAATAGTCCTAAAAATATCCAGCCTATATATCCCTGTAACTCACCAGTGTGAATAGCAGAAAAGATGCTTCCAAGCGCAACTACAATCCGTGACAAAGCCTGGTAGGTTATGACAAAGAATTTATTTATCACTTCTCGGAAGAGAACTGAAAATCCTCCCGATACCCCACGTAGATAATTATAGAAATCAAATGCACCCTCTTCACCAAATTTGTAGGTTTTTTCTAACATATCAATTTGGTGAACAGATGAATAAAAATTTGGACCGGTAATTCTTGCCTCTTCTGTATCAAGAACCTCGCCTCCGACAAATATCTTTCCCTTCCGGGGTCTGAGTGCGGTTCCGAAAATAAAGATGATTAGTCCGATTCCAATGCCTGTAATCATCAAAATTGTGGTCAACCCCGCAGACCAGAATCCAATTGGGGCAATCTTCAAAAATGGCAGTGCGGGATAAATCAGCCTTGAAAGCGGTATTTGCTCCGCGAAAATGCCAAATATGATACACAAGAAGGCAAGTATTAATGTAGGTGTTACCATTTCAAATCGCACTTCTCGCACCTTATCAAATTCCATTGGCCTTTCACCTAAGAATAAAGAATGTATCATCTTCAAAAAAGATGCCAAAGTTAAAACACTTCCAAACATCGCAGCAACCAAGAATATAATCCATAAATTCGTTTCTTTATTCAATTCAATTATTCCCTGATATACCATCCATTTTGAATAAAAACCATTGAACGGTGGAACTCCGGAAATTGCAAATGCCGCCACAATAAAACAGAACGCTGTTAAAGGCATCCTTGTACCAAGACCACCAAGATGGTCAAGTTCGGTTGTGCGTGCACGATATTCAACCGAACCTGCAGACAAAAACAAACAGGCTTTGTATATTACGTTATTTATCATATGAAACAGCCCCCCTGCAACTGCCACTGGTACGCCTGTACCGATGCCAAGAATCATATACCCTACCTGTGATACCGCATGGAATGATAACAAGCGCATCGCCTCTTTTTGCACAAGTGCCATCATAACGGCAAAGATAATCGTTATTGCACCAATAACCATCAAGGTCATTCTTATCGGCATTGACTGAGTTATGTCAAATATATAATAAGAAATCCTGACGAGAAAATATATACCTAATAGTTTATCAAGACTCGCTGGAATAAACGCCATCGTTGAAGCAGGTACAACCTTTGCTGCCTCCGGAATCCAGGTATGCAATGGCATCGCACCTGCCTTGGCAAGGGCACCGACAAGAAGCAAAATATAGGCGGTGATTAAAACACCACTATTAAGCCCAAGTAAAGGCTCGGCAGGAAAGTTTGCATTACCGACAACCGAATAAACAATGATTATCCCCAGCATCAAAATGAAGTCCGAAACTCCCACAATCGTCAATGCCTTCCTTGCCGCTAATACACTGTATTTTTTACCGACGAGTAAAATACCATAGAGGGAAAAAACGAGCATATTCCAGAATATCAGCATCAATATCAAATTCCCGCTGAGGACCACACCGTTAGCCCCGGAAAGTGTTAATCCAAGGTATAATTGATAGACCTCCTCTCCATGCATCTTCTTCATCGTAATCTCTGAATAGAGTAAAATCAAAAATGCAAAAAACGAATTAAACAGGAGGATAAATCTTGTGAGATTATCGACATAAATGCGGAAATCAATTCCCGGGATGCTGGCAATGTTATATGAGAAATATTGATTCTGAAAGAGCAGGTAAATCCTCAGAGAAAGATAGAAGGTGATGACAAATCCAAGGAAACCCATTATTTTGCGAAGGCGTTTTATCAAAAAGCCGAGCAATCCACACATCACCGGGAGGAGTAAGATATAATAAAGTTCACTCATTAGATGCCTCCGAGATAGGTTAAAATTTCATAAAAAAAGATTCCCAGAACAAGGGAAAGCAATGTTAGAACAAAGACCACCCCGATTTCAACAACCCCCGGCTTCCTTTCCATCTTCACCATCATAAGGTCACATTTCTCCCCATAGAATAATTCATGATAAAAGCGGTCACTGTATAAAAGAGTAAATATTGCTACTGCAATCGCAAAGAATCCAAAAAGAATGTTCTTCTGCACCGCACCAATTACAACCATCAGTTTGGCGAAAAAGCCGATCATTGGGAAGAAACCCACTAATGAACTAAACAACAATGCCATATTGACTGTGAGGACCGGTGAGACCTTGAGCATACAGGAAATATTTTTGATATTTGCCTCGCCGGTAACATCTTCAATCGTGCCTGTGCCGTAAAAGAGACCAGATTTTGCCAGGGCATGGGCTAAAATATAGATGATCGCACCGTATTTTCCAAAATAACCACCAGCAGCAAATCCCAAGAGGATAAAACCAATTTGGCTTATCGTGGAATAGGCGAGTAGATACCGCAACCGATTGGTGATGTAAGCCGAACCGCCGGCAATTAAACTGGAAATGACCGCCAGATAACCAATAACCAAAAAATAGTTCACTGGTATCGCAGGATTATCGACAAAAAGCCGGTAAAACAATATTAAACCAAGATTTTCAGCAATCCCGGCGAGCGAGCCACCAATGGCAGAAGGAATCGCAGCGTAGGCAGGTATCAACCAAAAATGCAGTGGCAGAATCACTGATTTGGCAAAAATCCCAATGGTGAGCAAGACAATCGCCGGAATACTAAAGTTTTTTATTTCGGAGATTAAAAAAGAATTATTATCAAGATACAAGATACCAATTCCGATAAGCATCAATCCGGCAGCCAATAGGTTGGTGATGAATACCACATTGCCTGCCTCAATCTGTTCATTCCGGCGATAGTAAACAACTGCCCGCCATACTCCAAGGGTTGAAAGTTCCCAGCAGAGATACATCCATAATAAGTTGGTGGTGAGTGCCACCCCGATACCTGAAAGCACAATTAATAGCAGCATTAAGTAATATTCTAACCTGTGCCCTTTCTGCCTTATCGTACCCAAAGCATAGAGGAAAGACATAAAACCAATGAACAAAAAGCTAACTGCCAGAAAAATGCCGATTTTATCAGTTATCAAACCAAATTCCGCCATGAACTACCTCTTTTCATCTTCGATATTTTCTTCTTAGTTCTTCCGTCTTCATATAAGATAGTTTAAGCAAATCCTTGCCCGTATATTTCTTTTTACCATTTTCATAAACAGCCGTTCGCTCAGTACAACAATAGCACGGATCAACCGCAGCCAAAATTAGAGCCGCATCAGCAATTGAATAACCTTTAACCGCCGCAACATTTGAAGCAATGTTCATATAACTCGGCGCCCGAATTTTATGACGCACAGGCATGTTTGAACCATCAGAACGCACATAGTGGAAGACCTCACCCCGAGGGGCCTCATGACGACCAATCCCTTCCCCGGGTGGTATTTCCTCAATCTTTGTTTCAATTGGACCCTCTGGCATATTTTTGAGACACTGACGCACAATCTTTATTGATTCAAAACACTCCAACAATCTCACTTTTGCCTTTGCGAGAACATCCCCTTCTTCAAATACTACGATATTCCAGTCTACTTTATCATAGGCATCGTATGGATCATCTTTACGGACATCAATAGCCACACCCGAACCTCGGGCAGTCGGACCCAATACTCCATAGGCGATCGCATCCTCTTTTTTCAAAATTCCCACCCCTTCAAGTCTCGCTCGAATCACCGGATCGTCAAGAATTGCCTTTGTAAACATTGCTGTTTTCTCTTCAATCAAATTCAAATATTCTTCAATCTTTGGATAGTCTTCAGGCAGTATATCCCTTCTTGCGCCACCAATCTTGTTTATTGCATAATGGTTGCGATTGCCCATGATAAGTTCAAATAAATCAAGCAAGGGTTCGCGATAACGCCACACCCACATCCAGACTGTATTATAACCAATGAAATGACCAGCAAGACCAAGCCATAGGTAATGGGAGTGTATTCTCTCCAGTTCGCCAATAATCGTTCTAATATACTGAGCCCGGGGCGGCGGTTTGATACCGCAGATATCCTCAACTGCCAGGCAATAGGCATAAGGGTGGGAATCAGAACAGATCCCGCATATTCGCTCCACAAGAAATGGGACCTGGTCAAAGGTCATGGTCTGGGCAATATACTCGTGACCACGATGGTTGTAACCGAGATTTATTTCTAAATCAACCACCTTCTCACCCTCAACAATCAGTTTGAAAAATTCAGGTTCTTCCTGAAGGGGATGATAGGGTCCGATAGGCACCACCCGATATTTCGGATTTCGGATTTCGAATTTCGAATTTATCTCACTCATAGTCTCTCCTCAATGGATATGTCCCTTCGGGCCAATCATCTGAAGTTAAAAGTGGAATGAGATTTGGATGGCCGATAAAATCAACCCCAAGCAATTCGTGAATCTCTCTTTCAATCCAGTTGGCGGCGGGGAGAAAATCAGCAAGACTCTTAATCTTTGGGTCATCTTTAGGGACGACTGTTTTGATATTATAGTATGTGCCGCTTGGGTCATGAGAAAAATGATATAATATTTCTATCCCTGCATGGGTGTCAATCCCGGTAGCAATGGATAATCGGCAACCCAAATCATAAAAGAGATATCGAGCAAAATCATAAACGCGATCCCGATTTATTCGGATATAAGTCCGCCTTGGAGAATGGATTTTAATTTCAACCCCCGGGAATTTGTTCTTTATCTCATTTAATATCGCCTCGGAATATTCCTTCTTCATATACTCCCCTTACGCTCTTTTACCATACCCATAATTCGCTTTCCAGCCATATCTGCACACTTCATTTCAATCTCTGCAAAGCCTTTACCACCCCCATAATTATCGCTTCCGGTTTCGGAGGACAACCTGGGATATAGACATCAATCGGCAGATGCTTATCATAAGGACCGACGACATTATAAGATTTTTCAAACATATGACAATGACAGGTGCAGGTTCCAACACCAATCACCAAACAAGGTTTAGGGGTTTCTTCATAAACCCGTAATACCCTTGGTAAACTCTTTCTATTTAGAACCCCTGTTACGAGTAAGGCATCGGCATGTCGGGGTGAACCGACAAGGACGATCCCAAATCTTTCCACATCCCATCTTGGGGTCAAAACATCCAAAATTTCAATATCACAATTATTACAGGAAGCAGCCGCAACATGAAAAACCCAGGGCGATTTTTTTAATCCCCAGAGTTTGAAATTTCCCATCCCTCGCCTCCTTTTCAAAAACCCTTTAACGCCAGTACCACACCGACTATTGCTAAAATTCCCATAAACAGCCAGAAAAATTTTAAAGTTTGGTCAATGCGCAATCGGGGATTTGTATTTTTTATCAAAATTACCAAACCCAGGATTAATAGAAATTTCAAAATTGCCCACCAGTCCCCAATGCCACCCCATAAAAGCGAAATCATAAATAGGGGTAAAAGAAAGAGCATCATCGCCCGGGTGATTTTGTAAAGTCCGAGCGCGACGCCTGAATATTCGATATAAGGTCCAGCCATGATTTCTTGTTCTGCCTCGGGAATGTCAAATGGTACAAAACCAAGTTTTGCCTGGATAACGAATAAAAATATCAATCCGAAGATAATGCCCGAGATTGAATAAAGAAATGGACCATGCATCTGCTGATATTGGATTATATCGCCAAACTTTATTGTGCCCCCGGCTTTTAAAACAATTCCGGCAAGGGTGATTAAAAATGGCAACTCATATGCGAAATACTGTGTCATCTCCCTTGAAGCACCAACGCTCGCTAGGGGATTGCGCGAAGCTGAACCACCGATGATAACTCCGATTGGCGGTAGA
Proteins encoded in this region:
- a CDS encoding NADH-quinone oxidoreductase subunit C — its product is MKKEYSEAILNEIKNKFPGVEIKIHSPRRTYIRINRDRVYDFARYLFYDLGCRLSIATGIDTHAGIEILYHFSHDPSGTYYNIKTVVPKDDPKIKSLADFLPAANWIEREIHELLGVDFIGHPNLIPLLTSDDWPEGTYPLRRDYE
- the nuoB gene encoding NADH-quinone oxidoreductase subunit NuoB; amino-acid sequence: MGNFKLWGLKKSPWVFHVAAASCNNCDIEILDVLTPRWDVERFGIVLVGSPRHADALLVTGVLNRKSLPRVLRVYEETPKPCLVIGVGTCTCHCHMFEKSYNVVGPYDKHLPIDVYIPGCPPKPEAIIMGVVKALQRLK
- a CDS encoding complex I subunit 1 family protein; the protein is MNILEFLFNYLVFPGFLFTAIIGMFLTWIDRKVTARIQMRVGPPWYQPYADFLKLLIKETIIPEGTSSVLFYLGPLLGLIAMSLLAVMLFKMNFAPKTTFVGDLIVMIYLLALPPIGVIIGGSASRNPLASVGASREMTQYFAYELPFLITLAGIVLKAGGTIKFGDIIQYQQMHGPFLYSISGIIFGLIFLFVIQAKLGFVPFDIPEAEQEIMAGPYIEYSGVALGLYKITRAMMLFLLPLFMISLLWGGIGDWWAILKFLLILGLVILIKNTNPRLRIDQTLKFFWLFMGILAIVGVVLALKGF